GTGCTGTCTGCTTTGTCTAGTCTGcgtttttcggtgcgcttcaaccaaattttcaaacGTGAACGTTAACCAAGTGGCCCAACTTGCCGTCTTGCAGCGTCCCTAATAATCACATCGTgctttttggacgttaaacctcaacaattagtATTACCTGTCGATTCTGTCCTGCTCATGACGTCATAGTGGGGACGTCGCGTGCTTGCGAAGGCGGCGACTTGCGTCGCGCTTGCCCCGGTCTTGTCGCAGGCCGAGAGCCTCGATGCACGGGCTAGTCCTCTATCGCTGTCCACATATTCAACGTTGGTGGCGATGATAATGACACCGCATATATTTGGCTCATACCTCTAACAGGGAATGACCaagtttggttggttggttggttggttggttggttatgAGAGACACCGAATTGGAGGACCTTGAATAATTTCGACgtcctggggctctttaacgtgcgctgtaACTGCACAGtgtacgggcctcaagcatttcgcctccatcgaaatgcgaccgccacagcgggaatcgaaccttgCTTCTTTCAAGTGGAACCCCCAGGCCCCCAGATTCATGACAGATAAAGATGGTACTTTTTAGCATCCGCTTTTAAACGTGGCGGCTGAAGCCTGTCGTGCTGTCTGCAAGATAATGTGTTCTTCGTCATCTAGATGTTAAGCTGAGGAAGTCTTCGCCATTCCCCtggagtgggtatgcgccacagtgtTGAggaaccaaaccaaaccaaatcaaTGCGCCACTATGATTAACGCCGAGCTCCACGTTGTGTAGtgaaataaatgatgatgatgatgatgatgacgattatgatgatgatgttcctggaatgattggcacctacccactcacgCGGATTGGTCAAGAGCCGTgcggatcatatagtctgaaTATTTTTAATTGCTGATAGAGTTTACAGTGTCAATAAGAATGAAGAGTTATTTTTAATGAATCCAAATTTCAGCCTACACCATGCTTGCGTAACCTCCCAAAGGACCAAAATTCATTACACTAGGAGGACATAATGTAAAAATTCATTACCGATTGGCTTGGTTgcttggttgaaaaactttatttggtgTATCGGTGTCTTACCGATTGGTGTATCGATTAAATCGATTTCAGCCTTTTCGAAGTTTTGCTTAACAATCGCAAAGCACTTCCTCATCTACATAGAGTTAGTGAGCGAAGAAGACAGGTGCTTTACTGTCGTCGCATCTTTATAAAGGATCTGTATTGTTAAAAAATGCATCCCCCATAATGCGCTCTTACCATTCCTAACAAGACAGAAGTTCTGGTGAGGATGGATGCTTGAAATGatgaaaaaaatccacgcatctccacgaagtgaatcatgacgagtgggcgaagctctgggtatcgtatgggtgcgtaaccgtacgttacccgagcgttgccccatacaaTGTAAATTAGTGACATAAAGttacataaagtgacataaaggtcgacgacaaagctaggtccatAATGGTCCAGAATGGTCCATAATGGTCCATAATGGTccagaagtcgccgactagtataaagggtttgtgcttgcaggtgttttatattgttctgccaTAATTAGGATTGATactagtctattgttaaaccggATGTTttgattttacacggtgctgtgccgtgagcacggacgccaaacagccggacaagcctcggccttgaggtgcttcgcccctaaaattgttgAATATGTAatgtcgctggagtcaacgttAAGCGGATGAGTCTTTCTCAAAGCAACAATGCCAAGGTTGCTGCCTTGACCAAGACAGGtccttaacaaaatttgttgctgggttagttggttcataatctcaaatactggatagcgcggattcgATACAAGGCAGAGATGCAGTGATGCAAAGGAGGCTTGTCCCGTATTTAAGAATGAGTTCAAGACAAGTGTTTAAGAAAAGTCTATTGACGAAACTCTGGCTCCAAGAGCACCCcctttcaaggatttttcatcacttCTTACCGCTCTTGTTTTATCAGTCTATACCCTGATTTTTTTGCCACCTTTTAACTAAGCGTCTCCTGCTTATCTCAACCACTGACCAGTTACTAATGATTCGCTTTGAATCTCAGAGCCATTGGGAGGTGGACACCATCTACGGGCATTGCTGAATGAATATTGTGCGTTCCATTACGATGTGTTCAATGGTTCTCAAAACTCCGGTTGAGTGGACAGATGTCTCATCGTATTGGAAATATTTGATAGTGCCTCTTTTTTAACTGAGCCGGTCTTCAAAAAGAAGTTCAAAGTGGTAGGCGACTGAGTCATTGGAGCGAGATTGAATGAAGACAAGGCTGGTGTTTCGACAGAAAGCAGCCAGCAGTAGCAAAAATTTTGCCTTTCTAGGCGAGCATTGGGTAATACAGGTCTACATCAGCCGTCCTGTAGCCAACCTGGATTAGGCAGTACTAAAGAATGCTGGTCGCATGAAAATAAACACGGTAGTCGAAGTCACGTGACTTGGTAAGCCTTCGCTAGACTGCATCGCCTTCGAGATCGGTGCTTATTTCTCCTCAGACATGAAACATCGTATACTTTGTCAAATAATGCCGGTGGAATAGGCCACGGAGGACATCGCCTTCAACAATTTATTCCCGCCCCCGAAAAGCGCCGACTGGAGCGTCCATGGTGCAGTGTGCGTTGGTGGATCAGTGCGTCTTGGTTAACTCCATGGGCGTAGCAGGGCTGGCGAACAACTTTCCGCGTGACTTGCTCTTCGGCTGGAAAACGTTAATGAGCACGCTGTCCAGCATCTCGATGGGCAGCAGCTCGAAGAGGCTGCACAGGGCAACGTCCGTGCTGCCGCACCGGTACCGCGCCTTGGGGACCGGATCTGTCAAAGCACTGGAAGGATGACACATTAAGGGGGTGCTGAAACCAATTTTCGAAGGTACGTTCACTCTACCAAACAAATCTCCGGTATACAGAGACCGCTCTGAGCAGgtttgaagctcagtaatgctgATAATCTTCAAAACTGGCTAGCGCGAAaccgacaaggactaagaagacactgatgtacaggacaggcgcatCAGTGTTCCTTTCTTAGTcgttgtcgatttcgcgctagccaattttgaagattatgaaccaactagcccagcaacgcatACTGTTAATGCTGATAAGATACTTTGTTTTGATATGAAAGCtaattttcgcatggcgcacatactgacatcgacactaagcgtgacgtcaggctacagtgtcaattctggtgaccaatgagaaaacgcacttacgaagaATAAGATTTGTGAGTTCGACCCGTCTTCGGCATTTCTTGAAAGTGCTTCTAATTGTCGTCGTAGCTCGCGCAGTGGCAGCAAGAACAGCGATGCGGCGTGTTCTGTGTCACTCTTTCCAAGGTGACGCGTCGGTTCACTAACCTCCATAGATTTCTCTATGCGCATGTCGGGGATTTCGGGACTGAGCTTCTAACTAGTGTGATTAAAGAACTCTGCTTGCAGTTTTGTCCTAGCATGCGAAATCCACATGGAGCCGTTCTTGTCGCAGCAAAGGCAATGACCTGTTACGATAGCGATCCTACGGGATGGTAGCTGCAGTTCGAGTAGACTGTGTCATCAATATCGTCATAATCACAACCACCGCCAATGACCAGGCTgaatacgcccactgcagggcaaatgtcTCTCTCATGCTTCGCCAATCGCCCAGGTCCTCTGTTTGCTGCGGCTACGTTATCCCCGCACACCTCTGAAATCTCAtcagcccacctaactttctaccACTGTGTGACGTGATCATAAAGAACCGATGCGACAGCTGCTTACGACCATGAGcagatttttgttgttgttgaattcGTTTTGCGCTAAGTAGCGTCCCACTTATACCTAGTGTGTGacgaacaacaagaacaacaaacaacaacaacggcagcattaacaacaagaacaacactTCATCTGTCTCTCACCAGTGAACTGCCTTGGACACGTCGTTGAGGTTGACGTGCATGTACTTCTGCATGCGTTTGGGGATCAAGTTCTTGAAGGCGTCCAGGTAGACTTGGCCGTACTCTTCCCTCATGGTGGGGTTCATCCTGTTGATGACCTCGTTGATGCCGATCCTCACGTTCTCGGGGTCCGTGATCCTAGTCCTAAAGAGCGAAAGAACGCGTAGTGATACAGAGACTTAATGTTACGAAGGGGAAATTAACAACGACCCTTTTGtaacacgaagccacaaggaaatccacgcggatttctcagaaataaagtgAATTTTTCTTTATTAAGCCTTCCGACACCTTGAGGGATTCTGTGTCCACGTGCTTCCAGATGTCGATTAAATCGCCCTCGCGcagccaattgctagcttcctgctTAACTCACTTGGTAGAGCGAACACCACGAAAagacgttggtcccgggttcaacCCCCGGAACAGGATGAAGTTTCCGTCAACTTAGAAGCTCTCTTCATGAgtaatccgtatggatttccttgtgtcttcgtgctacaaatgggttgCTGTCAAATTCGCCATgttaacccttctgccaccttgcgggattccgcagaaccgattAGCAGAGACATAATGTGATCTGCACTCGACGAACGGAGTATGTCTCAATATGTGAGACAACagtcctcgttgaagcgttgcctgCAGTCTGACATCTTATTTGGTGCACCACTGTTAGCCGTAGAAGCGATGAAAATTCTTGGAACACGgggtgttccaaggatttttcatcgcttcaaacTTCCgtgttcccctgaacttctatGTTAGTCATTGTGCATCAGGCCTTGGTACTTGAAGCCTATAGAGTGCAAATTGAACATGTCGCTGCACATCTATGTTTGTTTAGAAAGAAAGGTAAGCGATTTAAAGTACTTTGTTTGATTCAGCTATTGGGAACGTGTATTCAGCTGTCCCTATGAAACTACCAAAAGTGTTTATGAAATAACGGGGACAATTTAAAGCACTAAGTGCTGTATGTAATGTGAGAGAGAAGTATGCTGCCCCTGAAAAATACTAAAAAGGTAATAACACCACAAAAACAGAAGTTGGTTGATGTGTTTAGAAAATAAAGTGAAACGATTTAAAACACTATATCTGCTGTGCTATGGGAGAGTGATAGAATGTCCCAAATGCCTGCCCGTAAATAGACACGAAAAAACGAGGCCATTAGAAGTTGGTGTATTTAGAAGGAATGGTTAACGAATAGTGGGACGAATAGTAGAGTATTGTGTACTCTAGAGAACCCTAAGCCATGCGGCTAATAAACAATCGTTGGAAAGTGTGTATCAGGAGGTTGTTTAGAACAACTGTAATCGATCTACGTGTTTAGCAAAATGAATGAAGTTGAGGAGTGAGACGTATTCTTCTTTGGGGTAGCGGTAAACTGTCTCTACAGTTTTCGGGGAACGCTGATAATCACTCCCGTCCTCGTCCACACCGGCGGTGATACCAAACGGCAAGGGGGCCACTGCGCATGTCCCTGGATTCGCAAAGGCCTTATAACCAAGCAGAGCGAGCTGTCAGGGGGAGTGGTCGGCGAGCGTTCGCGAGGTGTGCTTGTGTGCGCGGCGTGtggtccgccggggccagggaTAGCGGCACCGGCGGTGAACTTGCTCGTGGAAGTTGCCTCTTGTGTTTTGCTCTTCTCGCTGTGACGTCTTTGAAGTTTGCTTGTACTAATAAATGGTTTTAGTGTACCTTCACTTACACCCATTCTCTGGAGTAGACGATAAGCAACCCCACAAGTTCTAAAAACTGATCCTGTGTTTAGAACAAGAGGAAAATGATGTACTGTGCTATGGAACAGCTGTTTGCAGCTGTCACTAACATGTCTTTAGAAAAATGAGAAACGACTGAGAGTACTTTGTATTCTACTATATGAAAGTTGTATGCAGCAGTTCCTGCTTTTAAGAAGTAAACGGGTATTTGTTTAGAGAAAGAAGTGAGCGATTTAGCTCACTGTTCACTCTACTATGGGAGCTTATACTATAGGCTGTTTTTTTTGTATAGTTAGCTAACTATGCTATAGGACACCAATCTATACAGCTAACTCTACTATAGGCACCTAATGAATAACCATAGTATTGTGTTCAGAAAAACTTACTAAaccgaaagccttcgatgcctcatcaaacgcggaaagtggccgtcggcgtcgccTACACGAGTGatgcgggaaaaaaaagaaaatcgctatcttcatgtgttgacgtcatcaggacgtcacaggtcaccaaaatttgtgacatcttcatgacgtcacatgacgtcatcacatgacatcgtcgcttggtcaaaggtgggccaatgaTAAAGGCACTGGAAAACCACGGGAGGTGTAGAAAACTTCCAATTCCTCCGCTCCCCgaggcagtccgaaaccacgttaggtgtggAAAGTGTTCGGACGGGACCAATACtgtcgactgagaaaaaaagctCACTGGGTACCTTTTATtcgccttagacgactcgaaggcgaaagcaccATCTTTTATCATTTTCTTCCctgtcaatgtattgatcctcctcctTCAGGATCGGAGACACGGCAAGCTTTCAGCaaatcacctggttttgcaccaagcgacgatctcatcggacgtcgcaaattttggcgatgtATGACGTGATGAGGACGCCATGTGGTGACGTCCCcacataattttttgcatccctcccGTCACCGACGAGGGACACGaacggtcaattttctcgtttgatgaggcatctaaagatttcgccttaaaagaagatagctttcgccttccagtatTTAAGGCAAATACGTAAGAGACAACGTGACTTACTATATCATGGTCGACTACCATCAAAATCTTTATGACAGTATTGCTTCGGTAAGACTGGTTGTTCAAATAAAGCAGTGTCAGGCATTACCACACATGAAAATTTGCCCCATTCCTTTCCCAGGCTCAACCTCTCGCACGCAACCCAATTCCGAAGAGGCCGTGTTGAAGAATTTTCGCTGACGTAAGAAGATATCTAATTTTTAGCAAAACTGCATTGCTTTTATTGTTGACTGCAGTTTGAGAATAATTTTCCCACAATATTTCCCGGAAAGTTCCTGAAAACGAAAGGATCTCACTTATACAGCATGGGCTCCACCGTGGACACGTTCACTTGCCACTTGTGTAGCTCACGCCGCAGGCCGTCGGCGAGTGAACagagcgccgccgccgccgccgacgccccCACAGATCCAGGTATGGACATGCGGCCTGCACCGGAAAGCGCGCAAAATGAGCAACGAAATGTCAGAGCCAGATAGATCTATAGATCTGCATTGTACGGTAAACAGGACGGaacatttcacacacacacaagaaaattGGTCACGTATCTGCgtaaggggagaaattcggccttgttggtaagacattaggaaaaattttgcagcgcaaaataacacaaggacgagaagggaggacacaacattTGTGCTTCGCTGCACGACGACActtgtgcttcgctgcaaatgtcgtcgaaagacgatagccttctgccgaccgtttttttttttctgcgggccgtttctgcgctgtttcagcgcagcctaaaaatttttatgatacatggtgtttttaccgaaaataaataatgaaaatatgcgtttttctcaatagtcaaggctttcagcaagtgggcacccccccccccccgaaaaaacttccTGGATACGGGCCTGGACTGCACCGACGTATCCGCTCTGTACGAACGCTTGTGGGCTTGTTGCTTCCGTGCACCAACTCCCATGCCAGTGGCGAAGAGCAAAGATCTTCCCTTGTTTCACTACCAAGTCGAGTGGCCATGCTAAATACGTACATCTAACGTGTAGCGTTGACGGTACGTCCACCTTACGTTGTAATGGTCCTCTAATCCCCGTCAGTGAGGCAGCACGGCTACGGCTACGCCGACGGCGTGTGATTGCGTCTCGCGTGTCCATACGATcgccatttcatttcattttgttttattagcTTAAGGAGCCTAACCGgttgttacataaggggtggttatgaaaaaaaaaatcacagcatatccacggagtgaatgacgatgagtgggcgaagctgcggaggttcatcggtaaaccgtgaatcttccgtgaattctgcccagtacatcatcacctacgtgaaatcgggcgcgtttatactaaaggttcgatgagagttatgacgacttgcagctcactttaattttacatgtacgctgtgaatttttcattgtttaatcacgcacaggagaaatcgcaacACACgcaactaccttggaggtcaaaatccagtgcctatatacggggtggtcagtgaacggctgtgcagcgcgagcggtcggttttttcaatcaagacgctgccgcgacgctgcctgcgtcggcgccgctgcgccgcgaggcaagatggggggggaggggaccgtaggagaggagaaaggaggggggagcgtagagaggagagggcgatacatatcacgtact
The nucleotide sequence above comes from Rhipicephalus sanguineus isolate Rsan-2018 chromosome 8, BIME_Rsan_1.4, whole genome shotgun sequence. Encoded proteins:
- the LOC119403080 gene encoding dehydrogenase/reductase SDR family member 9, whose protein sequence is MSYDELRWLVAVNVTGTMRFVKEGIALLRKSKGRIVIMSSVHGRMSIPGSVGASAAAAALCSLADGLRRELHKWQVNVSTVEPMLYKTRITDPENVRIGINEVINRMNPTMREEYGQVYLDAFKNLIPKRMQKYMHVNLNDVSKAVHCALTDPVPKARYRCGSTDVALCSLFELLPIEMLDSVLINVFQPKSKSRGKLFASPATPMELTKTH